The Lycium barbarum isolate Lr01 chromosome 10, ASM1917538v2, whole genome shotgun sequence genome includes a region encoding these proteins:
- the LOC132614621 gene encoding uncharacterized protein LOC132614621 — MDTKRKEEDKILKERDENDFYWLRKLYEEMKKANDEWDERKKKQHNSKKTSSNYPSSNEGELKHKAYEKKDQRDTSSACRKSKIRVDVRSPPKDSRGILGKYVGAYDTSNNIFFQGKQGSVSSSVGSFFNSNKSEDERQKKERSKGEKLDNSREEKVEEVMNEESELSRTGNEWTKSSEVRLGGKIEGEQKHLRDDRKEVLKRKECISVKGSCSSSNLLTHSFSSICAPNVQVVEEEPIEVLEQQLKEESSFKWDLKVAKADDLWKQLQVEDKVELDDLMWYDLIDDLFVDANKTELVPQFVESRVLGEDITQIESEHNFFCCSSHVSSLPQCGESGKRDKLSEQIQENLRKDESCSYANKLTLSCFSLLSPFMQNIEDELCVKDDDSSLEEDNLMGQGFKVWDNPLWDDTKHEFTVHFCPLWDSNEGSKGDEVSNEHIETHEAFGVVDIEKVELGAECSSSSAEKDKCSHVFNFTISLSCFLDPYLQVHSKPLHKKITFDPYHDHGILNGQCQDSRTNLL, encoded by the exons ATGGataccaaaagaaaggaagaagataaaatattaaaagaaagagatgaaaaTGACTTTTACTGGTTACGAAAACTCTATGAAGAAATGAAGAAAGCAAATGATGAGTGggatgaaagaaagaagaaacaacATAATTCCAAAAAAACATCTTCAAACTATCCTTCATCTAATGAGGGGGAGTTGAAGCACAAGGCGTATGAAAAGAAGGACCAAAGGGACACATCAAGTGCTTGTAGAAAATCAAAAATCAGAGTTGATGTTAGAAGTCCTCCAAAAGATAGTAGAGGAATTCTTGGCAAGTATGTGGGTGCTTATGATACTTCAAATAACATATTcttccaaggaaagcaagggagtgTTTCTTCATCAGTTGGatcctttttcaattcaaacaaaagtgaggatgagcgacaaaagaaagagagaagtaaGGGTGAGAAACTTGacaactcaagagaggaaaaagtaGAGGAAGTGATGAATGAAGAGAGTGAGTTGTCAAGAACTGGAAATGAGTGGACAAAATCGAGTGAAGTGCGTTTGGGAGGTAAAATAGAGGGTGAACAAAAGCACTTGAGAGATGATAGAAAAGAAGTGCTTAAAAGAAAAGAGTGCATAAGTGTGAAAGGATCTTGTTCAAGCTCTAACCTTTTAACTCATTCTTTTTCTAGTATTTGTGCTCCAAATGTgcaggttgttgaagaagaacccATTGAAGTGTTGGAACAACAATTGAAGGAAGAATCTAGCTTCAAATGGGATTTGAAAGTAGCAAAGGCTGATGATTTGTGGAAACAATTGCAAGTAGAAGACAAAGTTGAGCTTGATGATCTCATGTGGTATGACCTTATCGATGATCTATTTGTAGATGCAAACAAAACTGAACTTGTACCACAATTTGTTGAATCAAGGGTTTTAGGTGAAGATATAACTCAAATTGAGAGTGAACATaactttttttgttgttcttctcACGTGAGCAGTCTGCCACAATGTGGTGAAAGTGGGAAACGAGATAAGTTGAgtgaacaaatccaagagaattTGAGAAAGGATGAATCTTGTTCATATGCTAATaaactaactctttcttgttttagtcttttatctcctttcatgcagaacattgaggatgaactttgtgtaaaggatgatgacagctcacttgaagaagacaatctcatgggtcaaggttttaaagtgtgggataacccattgtgggatgatactaaacatgagtttactgtacatttttgtccactttgggattccaatgaaggaagcaaaggtgatgaagtttccaatgaacacattgagacacatgaagcttttggtgtcGTAGATATTGAGAAAGTTGAGCTAGGTGCAGAATGTAGTAGCTCAAGTGCGGAAAAGGACAAGTGCTCACATgttttcaacttcacaatatctttatcttgttttctagatccttatttgcaggttcattccaagccacttcacaagaaaataacttttgatccatatcatgaccatggtatattgaatg gTCAATGtcaagattcgaggacgaatcttctttaa